One segment of Anastrepha obliqua isolate idAnaObli1 chromosome 3, idAnaObli1_1.0, whole genome shotgun sequence DNA contains the following:
- the LOC129242804 gene encoding protein Teyrha-meyrha, whose translation MESNAFGSSHLPSQALVVLSEAASGLHEALRGQRPFPTRLPDAKDLHNMSLVGSYGTHLLHSFHPHLLQTLNHGMLAANGGPASYFADRGLGKPSVLSNFQLPSAFSPPKYIGISLDQNLFNGNDSFRTDSASPTCTSHESMEGSNDYDNGEKGESPRSNNSDPRDLRHVHSNNGGGSNSSSSSGGIGGIKASSAAATATSMAAAAAAVAASVASTTSSPASVNHLGHHHHHTHHHHHHPNGGLLAAASLGGMGGLGIPVSCAGLRGVTSGLSGLTTAGGVGVGIGSGGSSSGSNSSGLASVLSLPPGHVPDICPICGIKISAEEWNSHFLTELDRLYKLSSGLERTNLQASYMFAPPCPAQENAIRTSHNRWETFQRIRNNRQNRLRIKGRKRKYGNDLYFMENLFCNSCPICKRKYAIEAGKMPPEEDTKMQEEIETVDVESCNDDVPDSGSELTSHSQLSVNSLSHGHHHNNIGNTTLSTNMHSNNSQPGKLDGILYRTACVINKDAANSEDDLNATSTSGGGGGGIAPNWNQAQHNTAATITTQQGHISVKNVSELSSTTHHFYNADSCGAVDERSSSGVAGGGNCNGKDVSMETCNANDSDEDVIVDDDDSIKITNLCSNKKRKYEETVVSSRTSDNHSPILEQERPRSEPQVTSTEPNMEMANNNNNNNINNNNSKYTTFEELRAKQQQQAEAENGHSIGGNVGGVGGGGNGGGGVGNCGPNVNLMVPGLTQLDTKVGFSSDNKPDDENKCFICKTGIKDFATESFFRGRNLYFHQSCANVMSSYRLSKDLQQQQQNLIQQQQREAQKSPSPQQLVNL comes from the exons TTACCAGACGCCAAAGATCTACACAACATGTCACTTGTCGGCAGTTATGGCACACATCTGCTGCACAGCTTCCATCCACATCTTCTACAGACGCTCAACCATGGCATGCTGGCGGCCAATGGCGGTCCAGCGAGCTACTTTGCCGATCGCGGACTCGGAAAACCGTCGGTGCTATCGAATTTTCAATTGCCTTCTGCGTTTTCACCACCCAAATATATTGGCATATCACTCGATCAG AATCTCTTCAACGGCAACGATTCATTTCGCACAGACTCGGCAAGTCCTACTTGCACTTCCCACGAATCGATGGAAGGATCAAACGATTACGACAACGGTGAAAAGGGTGAAAGTCCGCGCAGCAACAACTCAGATCCGAGGGATTTAAGGC ATGTCCACAGCAACAATGGTGGCGGCAGCAATAGCAGTAGTAGTAGCGGTGGCATTGGTGGGATCAAAGCGTCATCAGCAGCTGCAACGGCAACTTCCATGGCGGCCGCCGCTGCGGCCGTAGCCGCCTCAGTGGCGTCAACCACATCCTCGCCTGCGTCAGTAAATCATCTCggtcatcaccatcatcatacacaccatcatcaccatcatccgAATGGTGGCCTGTTAGCCGCGGCGAGTTTGGGTGGCATGGGTGGCCTCGGTATACCGGTAAGCTGTGCAGGTTTGCGCGGTGTGACGAGTGGTCTCAGTGGCTTGACCACAGCTGGTGGCGTTGGTGTGGGCATTGGCAGCGGTGGCAGTTCGAGTGGCAGCAATAGTAGCGGCCTAGCGAGTGTACTCAGTTTGCCGCCAGGTCATGTGCCAGATATTTGCCCCATCTGTGGTATTAAAATTTCGGCAGAAGAATGGAATTCACACTTTCTGACTGAACTGGACCGGCTCTATAAGCTGAGCTCGGGTTTGGAACGTACGAATTTACAAGCATCTTACATGTTTGCACCGCCATGTCCAGCGCAAGAGAATGCCATACGCACCAGCCACAATCGCTGGGAG ACTTTCCAAAGGATACGCAATAATAGACAAAATCGTTTAAGAATAAAGGGGCGAAAACGGAAATATGGAAATGATCTGTACTTTATGGAAAATCTCTTTTGCAATTCCTGCCCGATATGCAAGCGAAAATACGCGATCGAAGCTGGAAAGATGCCACCGGAG GAGGACACCAAAATGCAAGAAGAAATCGAAACGGTTGATGTGGAGAGTTGCAATGATGATGTGCCCGATTCCGGTTCCGAACTCACCTCACACTCGCAGCTCAGTGTGAACAGTTTGAGCCATGGTCATCACCATAATAACATTGGTAATACGACGTTGAGCACCAATATGCACAGCAACAATAGTCAGCCCGGAAAATTAGATGGAATCTTGTACCGAACGGCTTGTGTGATCAATAAAGATGCAGCAAATAGTGAGGATGATTTGAATGCAACCAGCACTAGTGGGGGAGGAGGCGGTGGTATTGCACCAAATTGGAATCAGGCGCAACACAATACAGCTGCCACCATTACGACGCAACAAGGACATATCAGTG TGAAAAATGTCAGCGAACTGTCATCGACAACCCATCACTTCTACAACGCGGACTCGTGCGGCGCCGTTGATGAGCGCTCCAGCAGCGGTGTTGCAGGGGGAGGCAACTGTAATGGCAAGGATGTTTCAATGGAAACATGCAATGCCAATGACAGCGACGAGGATGTCATTGTGGACGACGATGATTCTATTAAAATTACGAATCTCTGCAGCAACAAGAAACGAAAGTACGAGGAAACCGTAGTTAGTAGCAG GACATCGGATAATCACTCTCCAATACTTGAGCAAGAACGGCCACGCTCGGAGCCACAAGTGACCAGCACAGAGCCGAACATGGAAATggctaataataataacaataataatatcaacaacaacaattccaaATACACCACCTTCGAGGAGTTGcgtgcaaaacaacaacaacaagcggaaGCGGAGAATGGGCATAGCATTGGCGGCAACGTAGGCGGTGTTGGAGGAGGTGGCAATGGCGGTGGTGGTGTGGGCAATTGTGGCCCGAATGTGAACTTAATGGTGCCGGGACTTACGCAATTGGACACAAAGGTGGGATTTAGTTCGGATAATAAACCGGACGATGAAAACAAATGTTTCATTTGTAAG ACAGGTATAAAGGATTTTGCAACGGAATCCTTCTTTCGCGGCCGCAACTTGTACTTCCATCAGAGTTGTGCGAATGTGATGAGCAGCTATCGGCTAAGTAAGGActtgcagcagcaacaacaaaacctgatacaacaacaacagcgagaAGCACAAAAATCACCATCGCCGCAACAGTTGGTGAATctttaa